A window from Variovorax sp. PBL-E5 encodes these proteins:
- a CDS encoding alpha-ketoacid dehydrogenase subunit beta → MTDSTLMKPEAPSEPGTTGPMTMIQALRSAMDVMMARNDDVVVFGQDVGYFGGVFRVTEGLQAKYGKSRCFDAPISEGGIVGTAVGMGAYGLRPVVEIQFADYFYPASDQIVSEAARLRYRSAGDFTAPITIRMPCGGGIYGGQTHSQSPEALFTHVCGLRTVMPSNPYDAKGLLIASIENNDPVIFLEPKRLYNGPFDGHHERPVESWSKHPMGQVPSGYYTVPLESAAIVRPGKELTVLTYGTMVWVSECAASETGIDAEIIDLRSLWPLDLETIVASVKKTRRCVVVHEATRTCGFGAELVSLVQEHCFYHLEAPIERVAGFDTPYPHAQEWAYFPGPERVGAAFQRAVEG, encoded by the coding sequence ATGACCGACAGCACCCTGATGAAACCCGAAGCGCCGAGCGAGCCCGGCACGACCGGCCCGATGACCATGATCCAGGCGCTGCGCTCGGCGATGGACGTGATGATGGCGCGCAACGACGACGTGGTCGTGTTCGGCCAGGACGTCGGCTACTTCGGCGGCGTGTTCCGCGTCACCGAAGGCCTGCAGGCCAAGTACGGCAAGTCGCGCTGCTTCGATGCGCCGATCTCCGAAGGCGGCATCGTCGGCACGGCCGTCGGCATGGGCGCCTACGGCCTGCGTCCGGTGGTCGAGATCCAGTTCGCCGACTACTTCTATCCGGCCTCGGACCAGATCGTGTCCGAGGCCGCGCGGCTGCGCTACCGCTCGGCCGGCGACTTCACCGCGCCGATCACGATCCGCATGCCCTGCGGCGGCGGCATCTACGGCGGCCAGACGCACAGCCAGAGTCCCGAGGCGCTGTTCACCCACGTGTGCGGACTGCGCACCGTGATGCCGAGCAATCCCTACGATGCCAAGGGCCTGCTGATCGCGTCGATCGAGAACAACGACCCGGTGATCTTCCTCGAGCCCAAGCGCCTGTACAACGGGCCTTTCGACGGCCACCACGAGCGCCCGGTGGAGTCGTGGTCCAAGCATCCGATGGGCCAGGTGCCTTCGGGCTACTACACGGTGCCGCTCGAGTCGGCCGCCATCGTGCGGCCGGGCAAGGAACTCACGGTACTGACCTACGGCACCATGGTCTGGGTGTCGGAATGCGCGGCCAGCGAGACCGGCATCGATGCCGAGATCATCGACCTGCGCTCGCTCTGGCCGCTGGACCTGGAGACGATCGTCGCCTCGGTGAAGAAGACGCGGCGCTGCGTGGTGGTGCACGAAGCCACGCGCACCTGCGGCTTCGGCGCCGAGCTGGTGTCGCTGGTGCAGGAGCATTGCTTCTATCACCTCGAAGCGCCGATCGAGCGCGTCGCGGGCTTCGACACGCCCTACCCGCATGCCCAGGAATGGGCCTACTTCCCGGGCCCCGAGCGCGTCGGCGCGGCCTTCCAACGCGCGGTGGAGGGCTGA
- a CDS encoding GntR family transcriptional regulator has protein sequence MRAESASLPARERSDWKRIAEALELDVIVGRLHLRERLVEDEVMKRFDASRYSVRRAFDEMQALGLVVRSENRGVSIRGFTTKEVADLFGLREILESAAALQIPMPVAAEIVDRLAAIQKKHDAATKKGDFYKLFQLNNAFHQTLYSSCGNEALTQAIARYSLQVQPIRMRFVHDEVRRRQTADEHWAMIEAIRSQDNAALARICAKHLSVTKTMFLRSEGEPARAAKTSARASAHAR, from the coding sequence ATGCGAGCCGAATCCGCCTCCCTTCCCGCACGCGAACGCTCCGACTGGAAGCGCATCGCCGAAGCCCTCGAACTCGACGTCATCGTCGGCCGGCTGCATCTGCGCGAGCGTCTGGTCGAGGACGAGGTGATGAAGCGCTTCGACGCCTCGCGCTACTCGGTGCGGCGCGCCTTCGACGAGATGCAGGCGCTCGGCCTCGTGGTGCGCAGCGAGAACCGCGGCGTGAGCATCCGCGGCTTCACGACCAAGGAGGTGGCGGATCTGTTCGGGCTGCGCGAGATCCTCGAATCGGCAGCGGCGCTGCAGATCCCGATGCCGGTGGCCGCCGAGATCGTCGACCGGCTCGCCGCGATCCAGAAGAAGCACGACGCGGCGACGAAGAAGGGCGACTTCTACAAGCTGTTCCAGCTCAACAACGCGTTCCACCAGACGCTCTACAGCAGCTGCGGCAACGAGGCGTTGACCCAGGCCATCGCGCGCTACTCGCTGCAGGTGCAGCCGATCCGTATGCGCTTCGTGCACGACGAGGTGCGGCGCCGCCAGACCGCGGACGAGCACTGGGCCATGATCGAGGCCATCCGCTCGCAGGACAACGCGGCGCTGGCGCGCATCTGCGCCAAGCACCTGTCGGTCACCAAGACCATGTTCCTGCGCAGCGAGGGCGAACCGGCGCGGGCCGCGAAGACATCGGCCAGGGCATCGGCGCACGCACGCTGA
- a CDS encoding 3-methyl-2-oxobutanoate dehydrogenase (2-methylpropanoyl-transferring) subunit alpha, with amino-acid sequence MSEHQALRLHVPEPTGRPGCETDFSYLRLSPAGALRRPPIDTRPADTSDLADGLVRVLDENDKAVGPWAPDIEPARLRKGLRAMMKTRVFDARMLIAQRQKKLSFYMQSLGEEAIGTAHSFSLEAGDMCFPTYRQQSLLLARDDVPMVELICQLMSNEADPLKGRQLPVMYSYKRAGFFTVSGNLATQFIQAVGWAMASAIKGDTKIASAWIGDGATAEADFHTALTFAHVYRAPCILNVVNNQWAISTFQAIAGGEATTFAQRGVGCGIASLRVDGNDFLAVHAASTWAAERARRNVGPTLIEWVTYRAGPHSTSDDPSKYRPADDWQRFPLGDPIHRLKRHLIGLGEWSEAQHVQVQQELEAEVAAAQKEAESHGTLLDGRIPSAAGMFEDVYETMPEHLRRQRQALGV; translated from the coding sequence ATGAGCGAGCACCAAGCCCTGCGCTTGCACGTGCCGGAGCCCACAGGGCGTCCGGGCTGCGAGACCGACTTCTCCTATCTGCGTCTATCGCCTGCCGGCGCCTTGCGGCGGCCGCCGATCGACACCCGCCCCGCCGACACCAGCGACCTCGCCGATGGCCTGGTGCGCGTGCTCGACGAGAACGACAAGGCCGTCGGCCCCTGGGCGCCCGACATCGAGCCCGCCCGGCTGCGCAAGGGCCTGCGCGCGATGATGAAGACACGCGTCTTCGATGCCCGCATGCTGATCGCGCAGCGCCAGAAGAAACTCTCCTTCTACATGCAGAGCCTCGGCGAGGAAGCCATCGGCACCGCGCATTCGTTCTCGCTGGAGGCCGGCGACATGTGCTTCCCGACCTACCGCCAGCAGAGCCTGCTGCTCGCACGCGACGACGTGCCGATGGTCGAGCTGATCTGCCAGCTGATGAGCAACGAGGCCGATCCGCTCAAGGGCCGCCAGCTGCCGGTGATGTACTCGTACAAGCGCGCCGGCTTCTTCACCGTCTCGGGCAACCTCGCGACGCAGTTCATCCAGGCGGTGGGCTGGGCCATGGCCTCGGCGATCAAGGGCGACACGAAGATCGCGTCGGCCTGGATCGGCGACGGCGCCACGGCCGAGGCCGACTTCCACACCGCGCTGACCTTCGCCCACGTGTACCGCGCGCCGTGCATCCTCAACGTGGTCAACAACCAGTGGGCGATCTCGACCTTCCAGGCCATCGCCGGCGGCGAGGCGACCACCTTCGCGCAGCGCGGCGTCGGCTGCGGCATCGCCTCGCTGCGGGTGGACGGCAACGACTTCCTCGCGGTGCACGCGGCATCGACCTGGGCCGCCGAGCGCGCGCGCCGCAACGTCGGCCCGACGCTGATCGAATGGGTGACCTACCGCGCCGGCCCGCATTCCACGTCGGACGATCCGTCCAAGTACCGGCCCGCGGACGACTGGCAGCGCTTTCCGCTCGGCGATCCGATCCATCGACTGAAGCGGCACCTGATCGGCCTCGGCGAATGGTCCGAAGCGCAGCACGTGCAGGTGCAGCAGGAACTCGAAGCCGAGGTGGCCGCGGCACAGAAGGAAGCCGAGAGCCACGGCACGCTGCTCGACGGCCGCATCCCGAGCGCCGCGGGCATGTTCGAGGATGTCTACGAAACCATGCCGGAGCATCTGCGCCGGCAGCGCCAGGCGCTGGGAGTCTGA
- a CDS encoding dihydrolipoamide acetyltransferase family protein, translating into MGMHVIKMPDIGEGIAEVELVAWRVQPGDAVQEDQILADVMTDKATVEIPSPVVGTVVSLGGKVGEQMAVGAELIRIEVEGAGNVRDGAAAQPPTARTAPAAKPEPTAAPPAPAVEAAAPRARTEPRAAPAPAQVPRRAPDEKPIASPAVRRRAWELGVELRFVHGSGPAGRILHEDLDAYLASRGQPAPGRGGGTSYAERHDEEAIPVIGLRRKIAQKMQEAKRRIPHFSYVEEIDVTELEALRTKLNARYAAERGKLTLLPLLARAIVLAVREFPQLNARYDDDADVVTRYGAVHLGIAAQTDAGLMVPVVRHAEARDLWACGAEIARLAEAARNGKATREELSGSTITISSLGPLGGIVTTPVINHPEVAIVGVNRIVERPMIRGGAVVARQMMNLSSSFDHRVVDGLHAAEFVQAVRALLEAPAMLLVE; encoded by the coding sequence ATGGGCATGCATGTGATCAAGATGCCCGACATCGGCGAAGGCATCGCGGAAGTCGAACTGGTGGCCTGGCGCGTGCAGCCCGGCGATGCGGTGCAGGAGGACCAGATCCTGGCCGACGTGATGACCGACAAGGCGACGGTGGAGATTCCGTCGCCGGTGGTCGGCACCGTCGTGTCGCTGGGTGGCAAGGTCGGCGAGCAGATGGCGGTCGGCGCGGAGCTGATCCGCATCGAGGTCGAAGGCGCGGGCAATGTGCGGGACGGCGCAGCAGCACAGCCGCCCACGGCCCGCACCGCACCCGCGGCGAAGCCCGAACCCACCGCCGCGCCGCCTGCGCCGGCCGTCGAGGCCGCAGCACCGCGCGCTCGCACCGAGCCGCGCGCAGCGCCGGCGCCCGCGCAAGTCCCGCGCCGCGCGCCGGACGAGAAGCCGATCGCCTCGCCCGCCGTGCGGCGGCGCGCCTGGGAGCTCGGCGTCGAGCTGCGCTTCGTGCACGGCAGCGGTCCGGCCGGCCGCATCCTGCATGAAGACCTCGACGCCTACCTCGCATCGCGCGGGCAGCCGGCGCCGGGCCGTGGCGGCGGCACGTCCTATGCCGAGCGCCACGACGAAGAAGCGATCCCCGTGATCGGCCTGCGCCGCAAGATCGCGCAGAAGATGCAGGAGGCCAAGCGCCGCATCCCGCACTTCAGCTACGTCGAAGAGATCGACGTCACAGAACTCGAGGCCCTGCGCACCAAGCTCAATGCCAGGTACGCAGCCGAACGCGGCAAGCTCACGCTGCTGCCTTTGCTGGCGCGCGCGATCGTGCTCGCGGTGCGCGAGTTTCCGCAGCTCAATGCGCGCTACGACGACGATGCCGACGTGGTGACGCGCTACGGCGCCGTGCACCTCGGCATCGCGGCGCAGACCGACGCCGGCCTGATGGTGCCGGTCGTGCGCCATGCCGAGGCACGCGACCTCTGGGCCTGCGGCGCCGAGATCGCGCGCCTGGCCGAGGCCGCGCGCAACGGCAAGGCGACGCGCGAGGAGCTGTCGGGCTCGACCATCACGATCTCCAGCCTCGGCCCGCTCGGCGGCATCGTGACGACGCCGGTGATCAACCATCCGGAGGTTGCCATCGTCGGCGTCAACCGCATCGTGGAGCGGCCGATGATCCGCGGCGGCGCGGTGGTCGCGCGCCAGATGATGAACCTCTCGTCCTCGTTCGATCACCGCGTGGTCGACGGCCTGCATGCGGCGGAGTTCGTGCAGGCCGTGCGCGCGCTGCTCGAAGCGCCGGCGATGCTGCTGGTGGAGTAA
- a CDS encoding CaiB/BaiF CoA transferase family protein encodes MHEALEGIRVVDFTRHMSGPYGTLLLGDFGADVVKVESMPHGDPTRTMGTAFVDGESGLFLIWNRSKRSMALDMRKPESAGIVRRLVEGADILAENFRPGVAESMGIGYEALSALNARLIYLSITAFGQTGPYARAPGTDPVVQAMSGVMSLTGEAGRDAVLVGIPVADFTSAMVAVQGALLGLLARERTGRGQRVDVPMLAALAFGLTTRLATYWGSGKEPQREGSSHSAVAPYQRYRAKDGDIVAGAWTLDSWPRFCTAVGLRELVDDPRFADNIARMKNRAALNQILDAAFLQRTVAEWEHVFHEATALFGPVLTVPQVLEHPQMQALGLVQSVNHPKLGAIPQLAPPIFMSDTPGGIRRPPPMFGEHTAEVLSELGYSSAEIERFAGTGVVHVPGVTAHG; translated from the coding sequence ATGCACGAGGCGCTGGAAGGCATTCGCGTGGTGGACTTCACGCGCCACATGTCGGGTCCCTATGGGACCTTGCTGCTCGGCGACTTCGGCGCCGACGTGGTCAAGGTCGAGTCGATGCCGCATGGCGATCCGACGCGCACCATGGGCACGGCCTTCGTCGACGGCGAGTCCGGCCTGTTCCTGATCTGGAACCGCAGCAAGCGCAGCATGGCGCTCGACATGCGCAAACCCGAGTCGGCCGGGATCGTGCGGCGGCTGGTCGAAGGCGCCGACATCCTGGCCGAGAATTTCCGTCCCGGCGTCGCCGAGTCGATGGGGATCGGCTACGAGGCGCTGTCGGCGCTCAACGCGCGCCTGATCTACCTGTCGATCACCGCCTTCGGCCAGACCGGTCCCTATGCGCGCGCGCCCGGCACCGATCCCGTGGTGCAGGCGATGTCGGGCGTGATGTCGCTCACCGGCGAGGCCGGCCGCGACGCGGTGCTGGTCGGCATTCCGGTGGCCGACTTCACGTCGGCCATGGTGGCGGTGCAGGGTGCGCTGCTCGGCCTTCTGGCGCGCGAGCGCACCGGCCGCGGCCAGCGCGTCGACGTGCCGATGCTGGCCGCGCTCGCCTTCGGGCTGACGACACGGCTCGCGACCTACTGGGGCAGCGGCAAGGAGCCGCAGCGCGAAGGCAGCAGCCACAGCGCCGTGGCGCCCTACCAGCGCTACCGCGCGAAGGACGGCGACATTGTGGCCGGCGCGTGGACGCTCGACAGCTGGCCGCGCTTCTGTACGGCGGTCGGGCTGCGCGAGCTGGTCGACGATCCGCGCTTCGCCGACAACATCGCGCGCATGAAGAACCGCGCGGCGCTCAACCAGATCCTCGACGCGGCCTTCCTGCAGCGCACGGTGGCCGAGTGGGAACATGTGTTCCACGAGGCCACGGCGCTGTTCGGGCCGGTGCTGACGGTGCCGCAGGTGCTCGAGCATCCGCAGATGCAAGCGCTCGGCCTCGTGCAGTCGGTGAATCATCCGAAGCTCGGCGCGATCCCGCAGCTCGCACCGCCGATCTTCATGTCGGACACGCCGGGCGGCATCCGCCGGCCGCCGCCGATGTTCGGCGAACACACCGCCGAGGTGCTGAGCGAGCTGGGCTATTCGTCCGCCGAGATCGAGCGCTTCGCGGGCACCGGCGTCGTCCACGTGCCCGGCGTCACGGCCCATGGCTAA
- a CDS encoding CaiB/BaiF CoA transferase family protein yields MAKSPRVADFSTHLSGPVASRRLAQMGADVIKIEHPTLGDGNRSFPPMFHEDGIHHLYLNAGTRSLALDWRSPSWSRTVAAIARWADVVIVGNRPAQAQRMGIDAASLLAHKPELVYCMITGYGLAGEWAALPAHGLNMDALAGAIPLEWQDGQPEVPEHYRSVGTTVAGIEAVAGIYAALHRCSRGEGGQIVHVSIWEAALAWQWRDLATFANLERPWTAYRDLGSRYAVYGTQDAKALLVCPIERRFWDSFCAVLELPDDVRARGDWSSGSDMGSDYIALGERMLIGERLRLKPRDAWVALLREAQVPVAPVLDWRESMASAHAQANGTMASYDYREREVRVPVAPVSVTAASAAGSTEAIAEAHRRRAEQVPRAPYLGEHNDEILQELGLADGAAHAH; encoded by the coding sequence ATGGCTAAGTCGCCGCGCGTCGCGGATTTCTCGACCCATCTCTCGGGGCCGGTGGCGAGCCGCCGTCTCGCGCAGATGGGCGCCGACGTGATCAAGATCGAGCATCCGACGCTGGGCGACGGCAACCGCAGTTTCCCGCCGATGTTCCACGAGGACGGCATCCACCATCTCTACCTCAACGCCGGCACGCGCAGCCTGGCGCTGGACTGGCGTTCGCCTTCATGGTCGCGCACGGTGGCGGCGATCGCGCGCTGGGCCGACGTGGTCATCGTCGGCAACCGTCCGGCGCAAGCGCAGCGCATGGGCATCGACGCCGCGAGCCTGCTGGCCCACAAGCCCGAGCTGGTCTACTGCATGATCACCGGCTACGGCCTGGCGGGCGAGTGGGCCGCGCTGCCGGCGCACGGATTGAACATGGACGCACTGGCCGGCGCGATCCCGCTCGAATGGCAGGACGGGCAGCCCGAGGTGCCCGAGCACTACCGCTCCGTCGGCACCACGGTGGCCGGCATCGAGGCGGTCGCCGGCATCTATGCGGCGCTGCACCGGTGCAGCCGCGGCGAGGGCGGCCAGATCGTGCACGTCTCGATCTGGGAGGCCGCGCTCGCGTGGCAATGGCGCGACCTCGCGACCTTCGCGAACCTCGAACGGCCATGGACCGCCTACCGCGATCTCGGTTCGCGCTACGCGGTGTACGGCACGCAGGACGCCAAGGCGCTGCTGGTGTGTCCGATCGAACGCCGCTTCTGGGACAGCTTCTGCGCCGTCCTCGAACTGCCGGACGACGTGCGCGCGCGCGGCGACTGGTCGAGCGGCTCGGACATGGGCAGCGACTACATCGCGCTCGGCGAGCGGATGCTGATCGGCGAACGCCTGCGGCTGAAGCCGCGCGACGCATGGGTGGCGTTGCTGCGCGAGGCCCAGGTGCCCGTCGCACCCGTGCTCGATTGGCGCGAGTCGATGGCGAGTGCGCATGCGCAGGCCAATGGCACCATGGCTTCGTACGACTACCGCGAGCGCGAGGTGCGCGTGCCGGTCGCGCCGGTGTCCGTCACCGCCGCATCCGCTGCCGGCAGCACCGAGGCGATCGCCGAGGCGCACCGGCGCAGGGCCGAACAGGTGCCGCGCGCGCCTTACCTCGGCGAACACAACGACGAGATCCTGCAGGAACTGGGTCTGGCCGACGGAGCGGCTCATGCTCACTGA